The following are encoded in a window of Caldicellulosiruptor danielii genomic DNA:
- the rplK gene encoding 50S ribosomal protein L11 → MAKKVLTQIKLQIPAGKATPAPPVGPALGQHGVNIMQFCKEFNERTAKDAGLIIPVVITVYSDRSFTFITKTPPASVLLKKAAGIESGSPKPNKQKVATLKRDVIRRIAEQKMPDLTAASLEAAMRTIEGTAKSMGIVVED, encoded by the coding sequence ATGGCAAAGAAAGTTTTAACCCAAATAAAGCTTCAAATTCCAGCAGGTAAGGCAACACCAGCACCACCAGTTGGACCTGCATTAGGTCAGCATGGTGTTAACATTATGCAGTTTTGCAAGGAGTTTAATGAAAGAACAGCGAAAGATGCTGGATTGATTATTCCAGTTGTTATAACTGTTTATTCTGATAGGTCTTTTACATTCATTACAAAGACGCCTCCAGCATCAGTTCTGTTGAAGAAAGCTGCGGGAATTGAAAGCGGGTCTCCAAAACCAAACAAACAAAAGGTAGCTACATTAAAAAGAGATGTAATCAGAAGGATTGCTGAACAAAAGATGCCAGACTTGACTGCTGCATCTTTGGAGGCTGCTATGAGAACCATTGAAGGTACTGCAAAAAGCATGGGAATTGTAGTTGAAGACTAA
- the nusG gene encoding transcription termination/antitermination protein NusG yields MSDKRAKWYVVHTYAGYENKVKANLEKIIENRNLSDRILDIRIPTELVTEIKEGKKIVKEKKKFPSYVLIKAVMDNEIWYTIRNVRGVTGFVGPESKPTPLTDEEIEAMGIKEEVVEVFDIEVGDNVKVVSGPFTDFYGPVVEINKERKKVKVMLNLFGRETPVEFDYHQVERL; encoded by the coding sequence ATGAGCGATAAAAGAGCAAAATGGTATGTTGTTCATACCTATGCAGGTTATGAAAATAAAGTAAAAGCCAATTTGGAAAAAATAATTGAAAACAGAAATTTATCTGATAGAATCTTAGATATCAGGATTCCCACAGAACTTGTAACTGAAATTAAAGAGGGAAAGAAGATTGTAAAAGAAAAAAAGAAATTTCCTTCGTATGTGTTAATCAAAGCTGTAATGGATAATGAGATATGGTACACCATAAGAAATGTCAGAGGCGTGACTGGTTTTGTGGGCCCTGAATCCAAACCCACACCTCTTACAGATGAAGAAATAGAAGCGATGGGTATCAAGGAAGAGGTTGTAGAGGTATTTGACATTGAAGTTGGTGATAATGTGAAGGTTGTATCTGGTCCGTTTACTGACTTTTATGGGCCAGTTGTTGAAATAAATAAAGAACGAAAAAAGGTAAAAGTAATGCTCAACCTATTTGGGAGAGAAACTCCTGTAGAATTTGATTACCACCAAGTAGAAAGATTATGA
- the secE gene encoding preprotein translocase subunit SecE — protein MVEKKKVEKVVAKPQGNKKKLSFKEWWAKTLKFFRDVRIEMKKVVWPSQKQVVKHTIVVLTFTLFFTVFILLADLIYDQLIFKLLLKIK, from the coding sequence ATGGTGGAGAAGAAAAAGGTGGAAAAGGTAGTTGCAAAACCTCAAGGAAACAAAAAGAAGTTGAGTTTTAAAGAATGGTGGGCAAAGACTCTTAAGTTTTTCAGAGATGTTAGAATAGAAATGAAGAAGGTTGTATGGCCTTCTCAAAAACAGGTGGTAAAGCACACAATTGTGGTGTTGACATTTACACTATTTTTTACAGTCTTCATTTTACTAGCAGACCTTATATACGACCAGCTTATTTTCAAACTTTTATTGAAGATAAAATAA
- the rpmG gene encoding 50S ribosomal protein L33, which produces MAAKGARMIIHLECTECKNRNYTTEKNKKNDPDRLELKKYCKFCRRHTIHRETK; this is translated from the coding sequence ATGGCAGCAAAAGGTGCAAGAATGATAATTCATCTTGAATGTACTGAGTGTAAAAACAGGAATTACACGACTGAAAAGAACAAGAAGAATGACCCAGATAGACTCGAGCTTAAAAAATACTGCAAGTTTTGCCGAAGACACACCATCCATAGAGAAACTAAATAG
- a CDS encoding DUF1858 domain-containing protein: MPRITTDTIIADVLRIDRGTIPIFLNNGLHCLGCPSAQGESIEEACALHGIDAQKLVDELNEYLKSKGLLDE, translated from the coding sequence ATGCCAAGAATTACAACAGATACAATAATTGCAGATGTATTGAGAATTGATAGAGGTACCATTCCAATATTTTTGAACAATGGTCTTCACTGTTTGGGTTGCCCTTCTGCTCAAGGGGAAAGCATTGAAGAGGCATGTGCGCTTCATGGAATAGATGCGCAAAAGCTTGTAGACGAGCTAAACGAGTATCTCAAGAGCAAAGGTCTTTTGGATGAATAA
- a CDS encoding nucleotidyltransferase family protein, whose translation MINTVVLAGSDKNKSGTPYECKALIKIGEKYLIEYVLDAVCSSKHISRRVVVGPLKLKEFIISRYPQVEFVEEDTSIMRNAKKAIEFLNDDKKILFLTADLPFITAEAIDHFIEESIKSGADICYPIVEKSINDEKYPQMKRTYGTVKEGTFTGGNAIIITPSVFEKCYSLAEKLVEKRKNPIAMARLIGPTILLLFLTKRLSIQKVEKRVSKVFKVKAKAIISTYPELGQDVDKDSDLVVAKFYLEKKR comes from the coding sequence ATGATAAATACTGTAGTACTTGCTGGATCTGATAAAAACAAATCAGGTACTCCGTATGAGTGCAAGGCTCTTATCAAAATAGGAGAAAAGTATTTAATAGAATATGTACTTGATGCAGTATGCAGCTCCAAGCATATTTCGCGCAGAGTTGTTGTAGGTCCACTCAAGCTAAAAGAATTTATAATTTCAAGGTATCCACAGGTTGAATTTGTGGAAGAAGACACCTCAATAATGAGAAATGCCAAAAAAGCGATAGAATTTTTGAACGATGATAAAAAAATTTTATTTTTAACTGCAGATCTGCCCTTTATTACCGCTGAGGCTATAGATCATTTTATAGAAGAGTCAATAAAATCGGGAGCGGACATTTGTTACCCAATTGTTGAAAAGAGCATAAACGATGAGAAATACCCCCAGATGAAAAGGACATATGGAACTGTGAAAGAAGGAACATTTACTGGTGGGAATGCCATTATAATAACTCCATCAGTATTTGAAAAGTGCTATTCACTTGCCGAAAAGCTTGTGGAAAAACGTAAAAATCCTATTGCTATGGCTCGGCTAATAGGACCTACCATTTTGTTGCTCTTTTTAACCAAGAGACTTTCAATCCAGAAAGTTGAAAAAAGGGTATCTAAGGTTTTTAAGGTTAAAGCTAAAGCTATCATCTCTACATATCCTGAATTGGGGCAGGATGTGGATAAAGACTCTGACCTTGTGGTGGCAAAGTTTTATCTTGAGAAAAAGAGGTAG
- a CDS encoding GntR family transcriptional regulator — protein sequence MNEKNESHYFLIENYKPLREIVFEKLRDMIVNGDLKPGERLMEIKLAEMLGVSRTPIREAIRKLELEGLVVMLPRKGAYVADISKKEIMDVLEIRAALDKLATGLAAQRMTKSEKEQLKKVLSSFEKNFKSGNIEGMINDDIKLHDLIYLGAKNEKLQHIINNLREQITRFRIIYLKEIYRKNENLLKEHKEIVEAIISGDIEKAQKIAEEHIKNQEIELINSLKF from the coding sequence ATGAATGAGAAGAATGAGTCACATTATTTCTTAATAGAGAATTACAAACCTCTGCGCGAGATTGTGTTTGAAAAACTCAGAGACATGATTGTAAACGGCGATTTAAAACCTGGCGAAAGACTTATGGAAATAAAACTTGCAGAAATGCTTGGGGTTTCAAGAACTCCTATCAGAGAAGCAATAAGAAAACTTGAGCTTGAAGGACTTGTTGTGATGCTCCCTCGAAAAGGTGCTTATGTCGCGGATATTTCTAAAAAAGAGATAATGGATGTATTGGAGATACGGGCTGCACTTGACAAGCTTGCTACAGGTCTTGCAGCCCAGCGAATGACAAAATCGGAAAAGGAGCAGCTCAAAAAGGTTCTCTCTTCATTTGAAAAGAATTTTAAGTCGGGAAATATTGAAGGAATGATAAATGACGATATAAAGTTACATGACTTGATATATTTGGGTGCAAAGAATGAAAAACTTCAGCACATAATAAATAATCTTCGCGAGCAGATAACCCGGTTCAGGATAATATATCTTAAAGAGATTTACAGAAAAAATGAAAATCTTTTAAAAGAACACAAAGAAATTGTAGAAGCAATTATAAGTGGAGATATCGAAAAAGCACAGAAGATAGCAGAAGAACATATAAAAAATCAGGAAATTGAACTTATCAACAGCTTAAAATTTTAA
- the asnB gene encoding asparagine synthase (glutamine-hydrolyzing): MCGFSGWICFSSDISKFQDVITKMTDVLSHRGPDEEGYYVTKHALLGHRRLTIIDPEGGKQPMIKFHDQQKFIIVYNGELYNTQELRTKLQSLGYHFSSYSDTEVVLTSYIQWKEECVKYLNGIFAFAVFNETKNELFIARDHLGVKPLFFSIKNDNFIFSSEIKALLKHPLISTKVNKEGIFELIGLCPARSPFSAIFKDITELPPAHYVIYSKDRYEIKEYWQLKPEKFDKTVDKTIEIIKNLVTDAITRQLVSDFEICCFLSGGLDSTIITAISANNLREVGKRLKSFSINYKDNVRYYQYNQYQPTLDSNYAKIASKSIGTDHIVVEIDNELLCDALLHATVANDLPGMADIDSSLLLFTSEVRKYAKVALSGECADEIFGGYPWYWREDYKNFETFPWSPSLEFRKNILSKKYSKSELEEYVNSKYKESLGKVNYLDSDSQEEVRYRILYYLNVKWFMVTLLNRKDRMSMANSLEVRVPFADYRIVEFLYNVPWKIKYLENMEKGLLRRSFEGIIPDEIKNRKKSPYPKTYNPEYLKKTKQKVLEIIKNNSPIFEIIDMTYLENITEKEYFPLDKPWFGQLMTLPQFFGYIIQLDFWAKTYNVDFE, encoded by the coding sequence ATGTGCGGATTTAGCGGATGGATATGCTTTAGCTCAGACATCTCTAAATTCCAGGATGTAATAACAAAGATGACAGATGTACTTAGTCACCGCGGACCTGATGAAGAAGGCTACTATGTCACTAAACATGCTCTGCTCGGACACAGAAGACTTACCATTATTGACCCTGAAGGTGGCAAACAGCCAATGATTAAATTCCATGATCAACAAAAATTTATTATAGTTTACAATGGTGAGCTTTACAACACTCAAGAACTTCGGACAAAGCTTCAAAGCTTAGGGTATCATTTCAGTTCATACTCAGATACTGAAGTTGTATTGACTTCATATATTCAATGGAAAGAAGAGTGTGTAAAATATTTAAATGGTATATTTGCCTTTGCAGTTTTTAATGAAACCAAAAATGAGCTTTTTATAGCTCGGGACCATTTAGGAGTAAAACCGCTATTTTTCTCTATTAAAAATGACAATTTTATTTTTTCTTCAGAAATAAAAGCTCTTCTAAAACACCCTTTAATATCAACTAAGGTAAACAAAGAGGGTATTTTTGAGCTTATAGGTCTTTGCCCTGCAAGGTCTCCGTTTTCGGCAATTTTTAAGGACATTACAGAACTTCCTCCCGCACATTATGTAATATACAGCAAAGATAGATATGAAATAAAAGAATATTGGCAGTTAAAACCCGAAAAGTTTGACAAAACAGTAGATAAAACCATTGAGATAATTAAAAACCTTGTCACAGATGCAATAACAAGACAGCTTGTTTCTGACTTTGAAATATGTTGTTTTCTATCAGGCGGACTGGATTCGACAATTATCACGGCTATTTCTGCTAATAATTTAAGAGAAGTAGGAAAAAGATTGAAGAGTTTTTCTATTAATTATAAAGATAATGTAAGATATTACCAATATAATCAATATCAGCCTACCTTGGATAGCAACTATGCTAAGATAGCTTCAAAAAGTATAGGTACAGACCACATTGTAGTTGAAATTGACAATGAACTTTTATGTGATGCTCTCTTACATGCCACAGTTGCAAATGACCTTCCTGGCATGGCTGACATTGACTCATCACTTCTCTTGTTTACAAGTGAAGTGAGAAAATATGCAAAGGTTGCTTTGTCTGGTGAGTGTGCTGACGAAATTTTTGGTGGATATCCTTGGTATTGGAGAGAGGATTACAAAAATTTCGAAACCTTTCCTTGGTCGCCTTCACTGGAATTTAGAAAAAATATTCTTTCGAAAAAATATTCAAAATCTGAGCTTGAAGAGTATGTTAACTCAAAGTATAAAGAGTCGCTTGGAAAAGTAAACTATCTTGACAGTGACTCTCAGGAAGAGGTAAGATATAGAATTTTATACTATCTGAATGTTAAGTGGTTTATGGTAACGCTTTTAAACAGAAAAGATAGAATGAGCATGGCAAATTCTTTGGAGGTAAGAGTTCCATTTGCAGATTATAGAATTGTAGAATTTTTATACAATGTCCCTTGGAAGATAAAATACCTTGAAAATATGGAAAAAGGCCTTTTAAGGCGCTCATTTGAAGGAATTATTCCAGATGAAATAAAGAATCGCAAAAAAAGTCCTTATCCTAAAACCTATAATCCCGAGTATCTTAAAAAAACAAAGCAAAAGGTTTTAGAGATTATAAAAAATAACTCTCCTATATTTGAGATAATAGATATGACTTACTTGGAAAACATAACAGAGAAAGAATATTTCCCCTTAGATAAACCTTGGTTTGGTCAGTTGATGACCCTTCCACAGTTTTTTGGATATATTATCCAGCTTGATTTTTGGGCTAAGACCTACAATGTAGATTTCGAATAA
- the carA gene encoding glutamine-hydrolyzing carbamoyl-phosphate synthase small subunit, whose translation MKKAILVLEDGLTFEGISLGSEGETIGEIVFNTCMTGYQEVLTDPSYNGQIVTMTYPLIGNYGINSEDVESYKPHVEGFIVREACKTPSNFRAQKTLHEYLKENNIVAIEGVDTRAITEHIRNKGSMLGIISTETNDKEVLMSKIFEYKKQKPSLVKEVSTTQIYRIEGSGKKVAVLDFGIKQNILRELSKRGLDLYVFPYNSSLDQMMKINPEGFVFSNGPGDPTDLEEIFPTLKQIIELKKPILGICLGHQLLGLCLGLKTYKLKFGHHGGNHPVKDLSSGKVYITSQNHNYAIEYKEYEKIKITHVNVNDKTVEGFAHLDLPIVSVQYHPEASPGPHDSKYIFDQFTKLLNGV comes from the coding sequence ATGAAAAAGGCCATACTTGTTTTAGAAGACGGACTGACATTTGAAGGAATTTCACTTGGCAGTGAAGGCGAAACAATTGGTGAAATTGTATTCAATACATGCATGACAGGATATCAAGAAGTACTGACTGACCCTTCCTATAACGGTCAGATTGTTACAATGACCTATCCTCTTATAGGCAACTACGGAATTAATAGTGAAGATGTGGAATCATACAAACCTCATGTTGAAGGTTTTATTGTCAGAGAGGCATGCAAAACACCTTCAAATTTCAGGGCTCAGAAGACATTGCATGAATATTTAAAAGAAAATAATATTGTGGCAATTGAGGGTGTAGATACACGAGCTATAACAGAGCACATACGAAATAAAGGGTCAATGCTTGGAATAATCTCAACAGAGACCAACGATAAAGAGGTTCTAATGAGCAAAATATTTGAGTATAAAAAACAAAAGCCATCTTTGGTAAAAGAGGTTTCAACTACTCAGATTTACAGAATTGAAGGCAGTGGCAAGAAGGTTGCTGTTTTAGATTTTGGAATAAAGCAAAACATCTTGAGAGAACTTTCAAAAAGAGGGCTTGACTTGTATGTGTTTCCATATAATAGCTCGCTTGACCAAATGATGAAAATAAATCCAGAAGGGTTTGTATTCTCAAACGGACCAGGAGATCCTACTGACTTAGAAGAAATCTTTCCTACTTTAAAACAAATAATAGAGCTTAAAAAACCTATCCTTGGAATTTGTCTTGGCCATCAGCTTTTGGGTTTGTGTTTAGGACTTAAGACATACAAGCTGAAATTTGGTCACCATGGAGGAAATCACCCGGTCAAAGACTTATCTTCCGGCAAGGTTTATATAACCTCACAGAACCACAACTATGCAATTGAATATAAAGAATATGAAAAAATAAAGATCACACATGTAAATGTAAACGATAAAACTGTTGAGGGGTTTGCTCATCTTGACTTGCCAATAGTATCTGTTCAATACCATCCTGAAGCAAGCCCCGGTCCACACGACTCAAAATATATATTTGACCAATTTACTAAGCTTTTGAATGGAGTGTAG
- the carB gene encoding carbamoyl-phosphate synthase (glutamine-hydrolyzing) large subunit, protein MPKRKDIKKVLIIGSGPIVIGQAAEFDYSGTQACRALKEEGIEVVLVNSNPATIMTDTEIADRVYIEPISVDYIEEIIKKERPQGLLAGLGGQTALNMAFELAEAGILEKYGVCLLGTSLETIKKAEDRELFKKTMIEIGEPVPKSILALSVQEAIEFAREVGYPVIVRPAYTLGGTGGGIAYNEEELKYIASKGLKLSLIHQVLIEQSVLGWKEIEYEVMRDSNDNCITVCNMENIDPVGIHTGDSIVVAPSQTLSDKEYQMLRSASLNIIRSLKIEGGCNVQFALNPNSMEYVVIEVNPRVSRSSALASKATGYPIARIAAKIAIGLTLDEIINPITQNTYASFEPSIDYVVVKVPRWPFDKFEKADRRLGTQMKSTGEVMAIGRTFEEAFLKAIDSLDVKINYQLGLKKFEEMPDSQLLEYIKIPNDERVFAICEALSRNYDCKFISELSKIDYFFIEKFKNIVDMSKQLKKYDIESLPYDLLQKAKRLGFGDSYIANLLKEDVEEVIEIREKCKLKPSFKMVDTCAGEFEAKTPYFYSTYEKETDLVVSSKPKAIVIGSGPIRIGQGIEFDYCCVHSIFALKEEGVEAIIINNNPETVSTDFDTSDKLFFEPLTKECVLDIIKQEKPLGVIVQFGGQTAINMASYIAKNGVKILGTSMESIDTAEDRDKFLNLLKNLNIPYPPGGAAYSLEDAVRIAEKIGYPVLVRPSYVLGGRAMEIVYSRDELEKYIKAAIEISIKHPILIDKYILGKEAEVDGISDGEDVLIPGIMEHIERAGVHSGDSMAVFPPHTLSEKVKEKIVDYTIKLARALKVVGLFNIQFVIDKDENVYVIEVNPRASRTVPILSKVTGIPMIKIATKLILGKKLKDLGYQTGLVKEPDFFAVKAPVFSFSKLSKVDAYLGPEMKSTGEVLGISKNLKVALYKAFISSNHKFIKNGSCLILAPESEKDAIQQIIRKLYEVNYKVFLLDSMNDYIKGLNVEFIDKETAQKMLLEDKFSFVINVPSKDKIQEFGFVLRRLSVEFGITTLTSIDTALYYVDVLSSLDEIEKDIYCLNDLFKDERMKCYETFSSSK, encoded by the coding sequence ATGCCAAAGAGAAAGGACATAAAAAAGGTTTTGATTATAGGCTCTGGGCCGATAGTAATTGGGCAGGCTGCTGAGTTTGACTATTCAGGAACTCAGGCCTGCCGCGCTTTAAAAGAAGAAGGAATAGAAGTTGTGCTCGTAAATTCTAACCCCGCAACAATCATGACTGATACAGAAATCGCTGACAGGGTATATATTGAACCAATTTCAGTTGACTATATTGAAGAAATAATCAAAAAGGAAAGACCGCAGGGACTTTTGGCTGGGCTTGGTGGTCAGACAGCACTTAATATGGCTTTTGAGCTTGCCGAAGCAGGAATTTTGGAAAAATATGGAGTTTGTCTTCTTGGAACATCACTTGAAACAATTAAAAAGGCAGAAGACAGGGAACTTTTTAAAAAGACCATGATTGAAATTGGAGAACCTGTGCCAAAAAGCATCTTAGCTCTCTCTGTACAAGAAGCTATAGAATTTGCAAGAGAAGTTGGATACCCTGTTATCGTTCGCCCTGCCTATACCCTTGGCGGCACAGGTGGTGGAATTGCTTACAACGAAGAAGAGCTCAAGTATATTGCAAGCAAGGGATTGAAACTCTCTTTAATTCATCAAGTATTGATTGAACAGAGTGTCCTTGGCTGGAAAGAAATAGAATATGAAGTCATGAGGGACAGCAATGACAACTGTATCACTGTGTGTAACATGGAAAACATAGACCCTGTGGGAATTCACACAGGTGACAGTATTGTTGTTGCTCCATCTCAAACACTCTCTGATAAAGAGTACCAGATGCTTCGAAGTGCATCTTTAAATATAATAAGAAGTCTCAAAATTGAGGGCGGATGCAACGTTCAATTTGCGCTAAATCCAAACAGTATGGAGTATGTGGTAATTGAGGTAAACCCGAGAGTAAGCCGTTCGTCTGCCTTGGCATCAAAAGCAACAGGGTACCCTATTGCTCGAATTGCTGCAAAAATAGCAATTGGTCTTACACTTGACGAAATAATAAATCCTATCACCCAAAACACATATGCAAGCTTTGAACCTTCTATAGATTATGTTGTTGTAAAAGTGCCCAGATGGCCGTTCGATAAGTTCGAAAAGGCAGACAGACGACTTGGCACACAGATGAAGTCAACCGGCGAGGTCATGGCAATTGGAAGAACATTTGAAGAGGCATTTTTGAAAGCTATAGATTCACTGGATGTCAAGATTAACTACCAGCTTGGTCTTAAGAAATTTGAAGAAATGCCAGATTCTCAGCTTTTAGAGTATATAAAAATTCCAAACGATGAGAGAGTTTTCGCAATATGTGAAGCTCTTTCCCGAAACTATGACTGTAAATTTATCTCAGAGCTTAGCAAAATTGATTACTTCTTTATTGAAAAGTTCAAAAACATAGTTGATATGTCAAAACAGCTCAAAAAATATGACATAGAATCACTGCCATATGACCTTTTACAAAAAGCCAAAAGACTTGGGTTTGGTGACTCATACATTGCAAATCTTTTAAAAGAGGATGTTGAAGAGGTAATAGAGATAAGAGAAAAATGTAAGCTAAAACCTTCTTTTAAGATGGTTGACACCTGTGCAGGTGAGTTTGAAGCAAAAACGCCGTATTTCTATTCCACATACGAAAAAGAAACTGACTTAGTTGTAAGTTCAAAGCCTAAGGCAATTGTAATTGGTTCAGGACCAATTCGAATTGGTCAGGGAATTGAATTTGATTATTGCTGTGTGCATTCAATATTCGCGTTAAAAGAAGAAGGAGTTGAAGCTATAATCATCAATAACAATCCTGAGACAGTATCAACCGACTTTGATACATCAGACAAGCTCTTTTTTGAACCTCTAACAAAAGAGTGTGTTTTAGACATAATAAAACAGGAAAAACCATTGGGGGTAATAGTTCAATTTGGCGGTCAGACTGCAATAAACATGGCTTCATATATCGCAAAAAATGGTGTGAAAATTCTTGGAACTTCTATGGAAAGCATTGATACTGCAGAGGACAGAGACAAGTTTTTAAACCTTCTCAAAAACCTCAATATTCCTTATCCTCCAGGTGGGGCTGCATACAGCTTAGAAGATGCGGTGAGGATTGCCGAAAAGATTGGTTATCCTGTTCTGGTAAGGCCATCTTATGTTCTTGGCGGAAGAGCAATGGAGATTGTTTACAGCCGTGACGAGCTCGAAAAATATATCAAAGCTGCAATTGAGATATCAATAAAGCATCCTATTTTGATTGACAAGTACATCCTTGGAAAAGAGGCAGAAGTTGATGGAATCTCGGATGGAGAAGATGTGTTAATACCTGGAATCATGGAACATATCGAAAGAGCTGGCGTTCACTCTGGAGACAGTATGGCAGTCTTCCCTCCTCATACACTCTCTGAGAAGGTAAAAGAAAAAATTGTTGATTATACCATAAAACTTGCCCGTGCTTTGAAAGTTGTAGGACTTTTCAACATTCAATTTGTAATTGACAAAGATGAGAATGTTTATGTAATAGAAGTAAATCCTCGCGCAAGCAGAACTGTGCCAATTTTGAGTAAGGTTACAGGAATTCCTATGATAAAGATTGCAACCAAACTCATACTCGGCAAAAAGCTTAAAGACTTGGGATACCAAACTGGTCTTGTAAAAGAACCAGACTTTTTTGCAGTAAAAGCTCCTGTATTCTCATTTTCCAAATTATCAAAGGTTGATGCATATTTAGGGCCAGAAATGAAATCCACTGGCGAAGTTCTTGGTATCTCCAAAAACTTAAAAGTTGCTCTTTACAAAGCTTTCATATCCTCCAATCACAAATTTATAAAAAATGGAAGCTGTTTGATTTTAGCACCTGAAAGTGAAAAGGATGCTATACAGCAGATTATACGAAAACTATATGAAGTAAACTACAAAGTGTTCCTCTTAGATAGCATGAATGATTATATAAAAGGTTTAAATGTAGAGTTTATAGACAAAGAAACTGCTCAAAAGATGTTACTTGAAGACAAATTCTCATTTGTAATAAATGTTCCTTCTAAAGACAAAATACAAGAGTTTGGGTTTGTTTTGCGAAGACTTTCTGTTGAGTTTGGAATCACAACATTGACATCGATTGACACAGCATTGTATTATGTGGATGTCCTGTCTTCATTGGATGAGATTGAAAAAGATATTTACTGTCTAAATGATTTATTTAAAGATGAAAGGATGAAGTGTTATGAGACATTTTCTTCATCTAAATGA
- the argF gene encoding ornithine carbamoyltransferase: MRHFLHLNDLSKEDILYLIELASRLKKEAKKGFYFPYLKNKALGLIFTKSSTRTRVSFEVGIHQLGGYSLYLGKNDLQLGRGETIEDTAKVLSRYLDLIVIRTYEQKEVEEFAKYSSIPVINGLTDDYHPTQIIADFQTILEEKGRLNGLKVAYVGDGNNVAATLLVGAAKLGLDIAVATPPGYEIKKEIVDFALDEAKKSKSNVIFTNSPKEAVKDADVVYTDTWVSMGQEEEKEKRIRDFEGYQVDSTLMRLAKDDAIFLHCLPAYRGFEVTSEVIDGPQSRVFDEAENRLHAHKAIMIFVCLGKI, from the coding sequence ATGAGACATTTTCTTCATCTAAATGACCTTTCAAAAGAAGATATTCTTTATTTGATTGAGCTTGCAAGCAGACTCAAAAAAGAAGCTAAAAAAGGTTTTTATTTTCCATATTTAAAAAACAAAGCGTTGGGACTTATATTTACAAAGTCTTCAACAAGGACACGTGTATCATTTGAAGTGGGAATCCATCAGCTTGGTGGATATTCACTCTATCTTGGAAAAAACGACCTTCAGCTTGGCAGAGGTGAAACAATAGAAGATACAGCAAAGGTTCTGTCGCGATACCTTGACCTAATTGTTATAAGAACATATGAACAAAAAGAGGTTGAAGAGTTTGCAAAATACTCTTCCATCCCAGTTATAAATGGTCTTACTGACGATTATCATCCGACCCAAATTATAGCGGATTTCCAAACAATTTTAGAGGAGAAAGGAAGGCTGAATGGCTTAAAAGTTGCTTATGTTGGAGACGGCAACAATGTAGCAGCCACACTTTTAGTAGGCGCAGCAAAGCTTGGTCTTGATATTGCAGTTGCAACTCCACCCGGCTATGAAATAAAGAAAGAAATTGTAGATTTTGCACTTGATGAAGCAAAAAAGAGCAAAAGCAATGTCATCTTTACCAATAGTCCAAAAGAGGCTGTAAAAGATGCTGATGTTGTCTATACAGACACATGGGTTTCGATGGGGCAAGAAGAAGAAAAGGAAAAAAGAATAAGAGATTTTGAAGGATATCAGGTAGATAGTACTCTTATGAGATTAGCAAAAGATGATGCAATATTCCTGCATTGTCTTCCAGCATACAGAGGGTTTGAAGTAACCTCAGAGGTCATAGACGGACCACAATCGAGGGTATTTGATGAGGCAGAAAATAGGCTTCACGCTCACAAGGCTATAATGATTTTCGTGTGCCTTGGGAAAATTTAA